The proteins below come from a single Acidovorax sp. NCPPB 4044 genomic window:
- a CDS encoding efflux RND transporter periplasmic adaptor subunit, producing the protein MQNLPLAARRALAGMCAAALAWALVLPAHAGPGHDHGEAPPAAPGNGPSRLPDGSVFLPKPAQRQLQVRTQPVAQEALARAHELAGRVVMDPNAGGKVQAMVAGRLEPGPRGLPQIGQAVRRGEVLAHVQPAQGSIERSGQMAQVAELRAARTLAERRLARLRELSETVPRKDIEAAESESASLAARISALGSGLSGRDALVAPVDGVIASSNAVAGQVVDARELVFEVVDPQRLRIEALAYDAAVARDVAAASLAVDGERIPLTFLGAGRSLREQALPLLFSASGTRVARLAVGQPVAVFVQGAATVQGLRVPSASVLRNAANQSIVWVKTGPENFAPRPVTVEPLDGSSVAVTSGLAAGDRVVTQAATLLNQIR; encoded by the coding sequence ATGCAAAACCTGCCCCTGGCAGCGCGGCGGGCCCTCGCCGGCATGTGTGCAGCGGCCCTGGCCTGGGCCTTGGTGCTGCCGGCCCATGCCGGGCCGGGCCATGACCATGGCGAAGCGCCGCCCGCGGCGCCGGGCAACGGGCCGAGCCGTCTGCCCGACGGCAGCGTCTTCCTGCCCAAACCGGCGCAGCGCCAGCTCCAGGTGCGCACGCAGCCCGTGGCGCAAGAGGCGCTGGCGCGCGCGCACGAGCTGGCGGGCCGGGTGGTGATGGACCCGAACGCGGGCGGCAAGGTGCAGGCCATGGTGGCCGGGCGCCTGGAGCCGGGTCCGAGGGGCCTGCCGCAGATCGGGCAGGCCGTTCGCCGCGGCGAGGTGCTGGCCCATGTGCAACCCGCCCAGGGATCGATCGAGCGTTCCGGCCAGATGGCCCAGGTCGCCGAACTGCGCGCCGCGCGGACACTGGCCGAAAGGCGCCTGGCGCGCCTGCGGGAGCTGAGCGAGACCGTGCCCCGCAAGGACATCGAGGCGGCCGAGAGCGAATCCGCGAGCCTGGCCGCGCGCATCTCGGCGCTGGGCTCGGGCCTGTCGGGGCGCGACGCCCTGGTGGCTCCCGTGGATGGCGTCATCGCTTCGAGCAACGCCGTGGCGGGGCAGGTGGTGGATGCCCGCGAACTGGTGTTCGAGGTGGTGGACCCGCAGCGGCTGCGCATCGAGGCCTTGGCCTACGACGCGGCCGTGGCGCGCGACGTGGCTGCAGCTTCCTTGGCCGTGGACGGCGAGCGCATTCCGCTCACGTTCCTCGGCGCGGGGCGCAGCCTGCGCGAGCAGGCGTTGCCGCTGCTGTTCAGCGCTTCAGGCACGCGGGTCGCGCGCCTGGCGGTCGGCCAGCCCGTGGCGGTGTTCGTGCAGGGCGCGGCCACCGTGCAGGGCCTGCGCGTGCCGAGTGCATCGGTGCTCAGGAACGCCGCCAACCAATCCATCGTCTGGGTGAAGACGGGGCCGGAGAACTTCGCGCCGCGCCCGGTGACGGTGGAGCCGCTCGACGGGTCTTCCGTGGCGGTGACCTCCGGCCTCGCCGCGGGTGACCGCGTGGTCACGCAGGCCGCCACGCTCCTCAACCAGATCCGCTGA